The following coding sequences lie in one Benincasa hispida cultivar B227 chromosome 6, ASM972705v1, whole genome shotgun sequence genomic window:
- the LOC120079312 gene encoding phosphoenolpyruvate/phosphate translocator 2, chloroplastic-like, with product MQNNSVLALAMSFSPNSIATATALPCPSRSPNFFRFSHILQFRSHSSISWRSSSPISVSSPGFSPRFRKFAVMAASVPESAGEAVESVDFVHNYLRLGAMFGIWYLLNIYYNIFNKQVLKAFPFPTTVTAFQFGCGTMIVNLMWALNFHHRPKINRSQFAAILPLAVAHTMGNILTNVSLGRVAVSFTHTIKAMEPFFTVLLSALFLAERPTFWVVFSLVPVVGGVALASFTEASFNWIGFSSAMASNLTNQSRNIFSKKFMIHKEALDNINLFSVITIISFILLVPSALLLEGTKFSPSYLQLAVNQGLNIRELCIRLLISGICFHSYQQVSYSILQEISPVTHAVGNSLKRVVVIVSSVLFFQTAVSPLNALGTGIALMGVFLYSRAKRMKSNLKSL from the exons ATGCAGAATAACTCTGTATTGGCTTTGGCTATGTCTTTTTCTCCTAATTCTATTGCTACGGCTACTGCTCTTCCATGCCCTAGCCGAAGTCCTAATTTCTTTCGTTTCTCGCACATTCTTCAATTTCGTTCTCACAGTTCGATTTCATGGCGTTCTTCTTCTCCGATCTCTGTCTCTTCTCCTGGATTTTCTCCGAGGTTTCGGAAATTTGCTGTAATGGCTGCTTCTGTGCCGGAGAGTGCCGGCGAGGCCGTGGAATCGGTTGATTTTGTTCATAATTATCTCCGGCTTGGTGCAATGTTTGGGATTTGGTACCTTTTGAATATCTACTACAATATTTTCAACAAACAG GTTCTAAAAGCCTTTCCATTTCCAACTACGGTCACAGCTTTCCAGTTCGGGTGTGGTACGATGATAGTAAACTTAATGTGGGCTCTTAATTTTCATCATAGGCCAAAGATCAATCGATCCCAG TTTGCTGCCATTCTTCCGCTGGCTGTAGCGCACACAATGGGAAACATATTAACCAATGTGAGTCTTGGGAGAGTTGCGGTTTCATTCACTCACACCATTAAAGCAATGGAGCCATTTTTCACTGTCCTTCTCTCTGCTTTGTTTTTGGCTGAG AGGCCCACATTTTGGGTTGTTTTTTCTCTGGTACCCGTTGTTGGAGGAGTGGCACTCGCTTCTTTTACCGAAGCCTCCTTTAATTG GATTGGCTTCAGCAGTGCCATGGCTTCAAATCTCACCAATCAATCACGTAATATCTTCAGCAAAAAGTTCATGATACACAAAGAG GCATTGGACAATATCAATCTGTTCTCTGTAATTACTATCATTTCGTTTATCCTGCTGGTTCCCTCAGCTCTTCTCCTTGAAGGCACTAAATTTAGTCCTTCATACCTACAATTAGCT GTAAATCAAGGGTTGAATATTAGGGAGCTGTGCATTAGGTTGCTTATATCTGGCATCTGTTTTCATAGTTATCAGCAG GTTTCTTATTCAATACTACAGGAAATTTCACCAGTGACCCATGCAGTAGGAAATTCTTTGAAGCGAGTAGTGGTTATAGTCTCCTCTGTTCTTTTCTTCCAAACAGCAGTCTCACCTCTCAACGCCCtag GAACTGGCATAGCTCTAATGGGAGTTTTCTTGTATTCAAGGGCAAAGCGTATGAAGTCAAATCTTAAGTCTCTCTAA